One genomic region from Salvia hispanica cultivar TCC Black 2014 chromosome 2, UniMelb_Shisp_WGS_1.0, whole genome shotgun sequence encodes:
- the LOC125203327 gene encoding 60S ribosomal protein L28-1-like translates to METEQAHRVMPAIPKSHIYFTTSSPSLFLKPPHCEILDSPFLSLSEMATVPGQLIWEIVKKNNSFLVKEFGNGTASVKFSKEPNNLYNLHSYKHSGLANKKTVTIQPGKDQSVLLATTKTKKQNKPSTLLNKSLMKKEFNRMAKAVVNQVADNHYRPDLKKAALARLSVVNRSLKVSKSGAKKKNRQRL, encoded by the exons atggaaactgAACAGGCCCATAGGGTTATGCCCGCGATTCCCAAATCACACATATATTTCACAACATCGTCTCCGTCGCTCTTTCTCAAGCCGCCTCACTGTGAAATCCTCGATTCCCCATTCCTCTCTCTATCAG AAATGGCGACGGTTCCTGGGCAGCTGATATGGGAGATCGTGAAGAAGAACAATTCGTTTTTGGTGAAGGAGTTCGGGAACGGCACCGCCAGTGTGAAGTTCAGCAAGGAGCCTAACAATCTCTACAACTTGCACTCCTACAAGCACTCTG GGTTGGCAAACAAGAAAACTGTGACCATTCAACCAGGAAAGGATCAGTCTGTGCTGCTTGCAACAACTAAGACCAAGAAACAGAACAAGCCCTCCACTTTGCTTAACAAGTCTCTCATGAAGAAGGAATTCAACCGTATGGCAAAGGCTGTCGTCAATCAG GTGGCTGATAACCATTACAGGCCGGACCTAAAGAAGGCAGCACTTGCTAGGCTAAGTGTTGTTAACAGAAGCCTCAAGGTTTCCAAGTCCGGagccaagaagaagaacagGCAGAGGCTCTGA